The sequence below is a genomic window from Flavobacterium sediminilitoris.
GTAAAGTTTTAGACAGAACTAATCTTATCCTAGACATTTTTGCACAACGAGCTCAAACCTCTTACGCAAGAACACAAGTTGAATTAGCACAATGTCAATATTTACTACCTCGTCTTACAGGAATGTGGACACACTTAGAACGTCAACGAGGTGGAATTGGAATGCGTGGTCCTGGAGAAACAGAGATTGAAACAGATAGACGTATTGTAAGAGACCGAATCTCCTTATTAAAAGAAAAAATAAAAACGATAGACAAGCAAATGTCTGTTCAAAGAGGTAACCGTGGAGCAATGGTTAGAGTAGCCTTAGTAGGTTATACTAACGTTGGAAAATCTACTTTAATGAACGCTATTGGAAAAAGTGATGTATTTGTAGAAAATAAATTATTTGCAACATTAGACACAACTGTTCGTAAAACCGTAATAAAAAATTTACCTTTTCTTTTAAGTGATACTGTTGGTTTTATTAGAAAATTACCCACTCAATTAGTAGAATCTTTTAAAAGTACTTTAGATGAAGTAAGAGAAGCTGATTTATTACTTCATGTAGTTGACATTTCTCATCCTGATTTTGAAGATCATATTTCTTCTGTAAACGACATCTTAAAAGAAATTAAAAGCGATAATAAACCAACTATAATGGTTTTCAATAAA
It includes:
- the hflX gene encoding GTPase HflX — encoded protein: MLEIEKHEFEKTAIVGIVTQNQDEEKLREYLDELEFLTYTAGGEVVKRFSQKMDKPNPKTFVGTGKLDEINYYIKDNDIKTVIFDDELSPSQLKNITKELDCKVLDRTNLILDIFAQRAQTSYARTQVELAQCQYLLPRLTGMWTHLERQRGGIGMRGPGETEIETDRRIVRDRISLLKEKIKTIDKQMSVQRGNRGAMVRVALVGYTNVGKSTLMNAIGKSDVFVENKLFATLDTTVRKTVIKNLPFLLSDTVGFIRKLPTQLVESFKSTLDEVREADLLLHVVDISHPDFEDHISSVNDILKEIKSDNKPTIMVFNKIDAYNPVYFDYDNLEIEKEAKHYTLDEWKQTWMNKIGENNALFISATDKLNFEEFREKVYEAVREIHITRFPYNKFLYPEYKEAMDTE